One genomic region from Cyclopterus lumpus isolate fCycLum1 chromosome 20, fCycLum1.pri, whole genome shotgun sequence encodes:
- the gad2 gene encoding glutamate decarboxylase 2, whose translation MASQGFWSLGADDAGANTGSQSPSTTRAWCQAAAQKLSGGIGSKLCALLNVGEVEKAADPAAKQPPETEAAGSCGSCGCNKSCNCTKAPLVFSDLYSTDLLPALDSDAKTMTFLQEVVDILLAYIVESFDRDTKVIDFHYPNELLQMNNWELQGEPASLDDILVSCRATLKYAIKTAHPRYFNQLSTGLDMVGLAADWLTSTANTNMFTYEVAPVFVLLEYVTLKKMREIIGWPDGRGDGIFSPGGAISNMYAMLLARFKMFPEVKEKGMSSVPRLVAFTSEHSHFSIKKGAAALGIGTESVICIKVDESGKMIPADLERRILEAKQKGFVPFFVSATAGTTVYGAFDPLIAISDVCKKYNVWMHVDGAWGGSLLMSRRHRWKLDGVDRANSVTWNPHKMMSVPLQCSALLVREEGLMQNCNQMHACYLFQQDKHYDLSYDTGDKAMQCGRHVDIFKLWLMWRAKGTIGFEAQIDKCLELSEYLYNKIKDREGYEMVFNGKPQHTNVCFWYLPPAIRYMEDNEERKKHLHKVAPVIKARMMEYGTTMVSYQPQGDKVNFFRMVISNPAATFEDIDFLIEEIERLGHDL comes from the exons ATGGCATCGCAGGGCTTCTGGTCTCTTGGAGCGGATGATGCGGGGGCCAACACCGGCAGCCAGAGCCCCAGCACAA ccAGGGCTTGGTGCCAAGCGGCGGCCCAGAAATTATCCGGAGGAATTGGATCGAAATTATGTG CGCTGCTAAATGTCGGGGAGGTGGAGAAAGCCGCGGATCCGGCCGCCAAGCAGCCGCCGGAGACAGAGGCTGCCGGCTCGTGCGGCTCCTGCGGCTGCAACAAATCCTGCAACTGCACCAAAGCTCCCCTGGTCTTCTCAGACCTCTATTCAACAG ACCTGCTGCCGGCCCTGGACAGCGACGCCAAAACGATGACCTTCCTGCAGGAGGTCGTGGATATTTTGCTGGCCTACATCGTGGAGTCCTTCGACCGCGATACCAAAGTGATCGATTTCCATTATCCGAACGAGCTGCTGCAGATGAACAACTGGGAGCTGCAGGGCGAGCCGGCCTCGCTGGACGACATCCTGGTCAGCTGCCGCGCGACCCTCAAATACGCCATCAAGACAG CCCACCCCAGGTACTTCAATCAGCTCTCCACGGGATTAGACATGGTGGGCCTGGCAGCCGATTGGCTGACGTCCACTGCCAACACCAATAT GTTCACCTACGAGGTGGCTCCTGTCTTTGTGCTGCTGGAGTACGTCACTCTGAAGAAGATGAGGGAGATCATCGGCTGGCCGGATGGGCGAGGAGATGGCATCTTCTCTCCTG GTGGTGCTATTTCCAACATGTACGCCATGCTGCTGGCCCGCTTCAAGATGTTCCCCGAAGTGAAGGAGAAAGGAATGTCATCCGTTCCCCGACTGGTGGCCTTCACGTCCGAACAC AGCCATTTCTCCATCAAAAAGGGAGCGGCGGCTCTCGGCATCGGGACGGAGAGCGTGATCTGCATCAAAGTGGACGAAAG TGGCAAAATGATCCCAGCTGACCTTGAGAGGAGAATACTGGAGGCGAAACAGAAG GGCTTCGTTCCATTCTTTGTCAGCGCCACGGCCGGAACAACCGTGTACGGAGCCTTCGACCCTCTCATCGCCATCTCCGACGTCTGCAAAAAGTACAACGTCTGGATGCACGTGGAC GGTGCGTGGGGAGGAAGTCTCCTCATGTCCCGGAGACACCGGTGGAAGCTGGATGGAGTTGACAG GGCCAATTCAGTAACATGGAACCCGCACAAGATGATGTCTGTCCCTCTGCAGTGTTCAGCCCTGCTGGTCCGAGAGGAG GGTCTGATGCAGAACTGCAACCAGATGCACGCCTGCTACCTGTTCCAGCAGGACAAACACTACGACCTGTCCTACGACACCGGGGACAAAGCCATGCAGTGCGGACGCCACGTGGACATCTTCAAGCTGTGGCTCATGTGGAGGGCCAAG GGCACCATCGGGTTCGAGGCTCAGATCGACAAGTGCCTGGAGCTGTCGGAGTACCTCTACAACAAGATCAAAGACAGAGAAGGATACGAGATGGTCTTTAATGGGAAA CCTCAGCACACCAACGTCTGCTTCTGGTACCTCCCTCCTGCGATCCGCTACATGGAGGacaacgaggagagaaagaaacacttGCACAAG GTGGCTCCAGTGATAAAGGCCAGGATGATGGAGTACGGGACAACCATGGTCAGCTACCAACCGCAGGGAGACAAGGTCAACTTTTTCCGCATGGTGATCTCAAACCCCGCGGCGACCTTCGAGGACATCGACTTTCTTATCGAGGAGATCGAGCGACTCGGCCACGATCTATAA